The Natrinema salifodinae genome includes a window with the following:
- a CDS encoding ABC transporter ATP-binding protein yields MSADEPLVRVDDLQKYFWENDSLLDRLLGDEPVPVRAVDGVSFDIYEGETLGLVGESGCGKSTAGETLLRLREPTDGRVEFDGENVYDLGGDRLDAFRNAAQIVFQDPFSSLDPRMTVGDIVRQPLDIHDVGTDAERREGVRDLLERVGLSADQLDRYPHEFSGGQRQRIGIARALALEPDFVVLDEPTSALDVSVQAQVLNLLDDLQDEFDLTYLLISHDLSVIRHVCDRVAVMYLGEIVEIGPVEELFEAPKHPYTRALLESIPRASTDERERDRETLAGDVPSPRDPPSGCRFRTRCPLVIPPADLEIDQDVYRVLMTLRERIERRDISLESVGEGNRFETDDGGVPDDEVPAFVATLKARLVDVDLPPRHDAVVEDALADLAAADWEAAAERLQAKYESVCERSHPGLGDDGHPVACHCYGEASERTPEPATWR; encoded by the coding sequence GTGAGCGCCGACGAGCCGCTCGTTCGCGTCGACGACCTGCAAAAGTACTTCTGGGAGAACGACTCGCTGCTCGACCGGCTGCTGGGCGACGAGCCCGTCCCCGTTCGCGCCGTCGACGGCGTCAGCTTCGACATCTACGAGGGCGAGACGCTCGGCCTGGTCGGCGAGTCCGGCTGCGGGAAGTCGACGGCCGGCGAGACGCTGTTGCGCCTCCGGGAGCCGACCGACGGCCGGGTCGAGTTCGACGGCGAGAACGTCTACGACCTCGGCGGGGACCGTCTCGACGCGTTCCGGAACGCGGCCCAGATCGTCTTTCAGGACCCGTTCTCGAGTCTCGACCCGCGGATGACCGTCGGCGACATCGTCAGGCAGCCCCTGGACATCCACGACGTCGGCACCGACGCGGAGCGACGAGAGGGGGTGCGGGACCTGCTCGAGCGCGTGGGACTCTCGGCCGATCAGCTCGACCGCTACCCTCACGAGTTCTCCGGCGGGCAGCGCCAGCGGATCGGCATCGCCCGCGCGCTCGCCTTGGAACCCGACTTCGTCGTGCTCGACGAGCCGACCTCGGCGCTCGACGTCTCGGTTCAGGCGCAGGTGCTGAACCTGCTCGACGACCTTCAGGACGAGTTCGACCTGACCTACCTGCTGATCAGCCACGACCTCTCGGTCATCCGGCACGTCTGCGATCGCGTGGCCGTGATGTACCTCGGCGAGATCGTCGAGATTGGCCCCGTCGAGGAACTGTTCGAGGCGCCGAAACACCCCTACACGCGGGCGCTGCTCGAGAGCATCCCGCGGGCCTCGACGGACGAACGGGAGCGCGACCGGGAGACGCTGGCCGGCGACGTCCCCTCGCCGCGGGACCCGCCCAGCGGCTGTCGGTTCCGCACCCGGTGTCCGCTGGTGATCCCGCCGGCCGATCTCGAGATCGACCAAGACGTCTACCGCGTCCTCATGACGCTGCGCGAGCGGATCGAGCGGCGCGATATCTCCCTCGAGTCGGTCGGCGAGGGTAATCGGTTCGAAACCGACGACGGCGGCGTCCCCGACGACGAGGTACCCGCGTTCGTCGCGACGCTGAAGGCACGCCTGGTCGACGTCGATCTGCCGCCCCGCCACGACGCGGTCGTCGAGGACGCGCTGGCCGACCTGGCGGCGGCGGACTGGGAGGCGGCCGCCGAGCGATTGCAGGCCAAATACGAGAGCGTCTGCGAGCGATCCCATCCCGGACTCGGGGATGACGGTCACCCCGTGGCCTGTCACTGCTACGGCGAGGCGAGCGAGCGGACGCCCGAGCCCGCCACCTGGCGGTGA
- a CDS encoding DMT family transporter: MSRYRNLALFLILATLWGSAFVAISAGLSYLPPVLFAALRYDVAGLLMLGYAAYAVDAWRPSDRAEWAQVAVGAVLLIAAYHALLFIGQLNTTAAAAAILVSLSPVLSTGFARLLVPSDALSPAGVVGVVVGLVGVGVIVQPDPANLLAADSVAKGLVFCAAAAFALGSVLTRRIDAGLPIETMEAWSMLGGAAVMHLVSLAIGEPVEPSAWVHPEALGALAYLSLGASAVGFLIYFDLLDRLGAVEINMVSYVAPIVTAVVGWLYLDEVVDAATLIGFGLIAVGFLLVKRRAIRREFGHVRSRGSSE, from the coding sequence GTGAGCCGGTACCGAAATCTCGCACTGTTTCTGATACTCGCAACGCTGTGGGGATCCGCGTTCGTCGCGATCAGCGCCGGCCTCTCCTATCTCCCGCCGGTCCTGTTCGCGGCGCTGCGCTACGACGTCGCCGGCCTGCTGATGCTCGGTTACGCCGCCTACGCCGTCGACGCCTGGCGACCCAGCGATCGAGCCGAATGGGCGCAGGTCGCCGTCGGCGCGGTGTTGCTGATCGCGGCCTATCACGCGCTCCTCTTTATCGGCCAACTGAACACGACGGCCGCCGCAGCCGCGATCCTGGTAAGTCTCTCGCCGGTCCTGAGCACCGGGTTCGCGCGCCTGCTCGTCCCATCGGACGCGCTCTCGCCGGCGGGCGTCGTCGGCGTCGTCGTCGGCCTGGTCGGCGTCGGCGTCATCGTCCAGCCCGATCCCGCGAACCTGCTGGCGGCCGACTCGGTCGCGAAGGGCCTGGTCTTCTGTGCCGCGGCGGCGTTCGCGCTCGGTAGCGTCCTCACCCGTCGTATCGACGCCGGGCTCCCGATCGAAACCATGGAGGCCTGGTCGATGCTCGGCGGCGCGGCCGTGATGCATCTCGTGAGCCTGGCGATCGGCGAACCGGTCGAGCCGTCGGCGTGGGTCCACCCCGAGGCGCTCGGCGCGCTCGCGTACCTCTCGCTGGGCGCGAGCGCGGTCGGCTTCCTCATCTACTTCGACCTGCTCGATCGACTCGGGGCCGTCGAGATCAACATGGTGTCGTACGTCGCGCCGATCGTCACCGCGGTGGTCGGCTGGCTCTACCTCGACGAGGTCGTCGACGCGGCGACCCTGATCGGATTCGGGCTGATCGCGGTGGGGTTCCTGCTCGTCAAGCGGCGCGCGATCCGGCGGGAGTTCGGCCACGTTCGGTCCCGGGGCTCGAGCGAGTGA
- a CDS encoding DUF7344 domain-containing protein encodes MNQTNGSRMEAACSLLAESERRFLLYQLADDRTVNLEDVITQVAAWELDAHPEAIDKETRQRVYVSLVHNHLPRLADYDIIEYDLRSGDIVLTEGFEDIKPLLEQFRQTEEERELRELPPL; translated from the coding sequence ATGAACCAAACGAACGGCAGTCGGATGGAAGCCGCCTGCTCGCTGCTCGCGGAGTCGGAACGGCGGTTTCTGCTCTATCAGTTAGCGGACGATCGGACCGTCAACCTCGAGGACGTCATCACGCAGGTCGCCGCCTGGGAACTCGACGCCCATCCCGAGGCGATCGACAAGGAGACCAGACAGCGCGTCTACGTCTCGCTGGTCCACAACCACCTGCCGCGACTCGCGGACTACGACATCATCGAGTACGACCTCCGGAGCGGCGACATCGTGCTGACCGAGGGGTTCGAGGACATCAAGCCCCTGCTCGAGCAGTTCCGCCAGACCGAGGAGGAGCGCGAACTCCGCGAACTGCCTCCGCTCTGA